Proteins from a genomic interval of Deltaproteobacteria bacterium:
- a CDS encoding sxtJ: protein MAGSAARAELRTFGLTVGTAFVLFGTISWWRGHEIPPKILWALGASLLVPGLLFPGTLGPVQRGWMAFAAVLGHVNTRMILTVLFYVVITPVGLVMRLFRDPLDRALDDGRASHWVKREREPVEPTRYERQF from the coding sequence ATGGCCGGGTCTGCCGCGCGGGCCGAGCTCCGAACGTTCGGGCTCACGGTCGGAACGGCCTTCGTGCTGTTCGGCACGATCAGCTGGTGGCGCGGCCACGAGATCCCGCCGAAGATCCTGTGGGCGCTCGGGGCGTCGTTGCTCGTCCCGGGGCTCCTCTTCCCCGGAACCCTCGGCCCCGTCCAGCGGGGGTGGATGGCATTCGCGGCAGTGCTCGGACACGTCAACACGCGTATGATCCTGACGGTGCTGTTCTACGTGGTCATCACCCCGGTCGGCCTCGTGATGCGGCTCTTCCGCGACCCGCTCGACCGCGCGCTCGACGACGGCCGCGCGAGCCACTGGGTGAAACGCGAGCGGGAGCCCGTCGAGCCGACGCGGTACGAGCGGCAGTTCTGA